The Plutella xylostella chromosome 12, ilPluXylo3.1, whole genome shotgun sequence genome includes a window with the following:
- the LOC105386117 gene encoding uncharacterized protein LOC105386117 yields the protein MKRRSARKEDNRVSAVETASTSTSTETNSNEVRMATEEEEDDSPPAKKLLKDLLVHEVDKALRSLQEETPKLCQSNLRAASLIPEFDPENEDCTITTWLKKIEQLGEIHGWDDKTKSFHLQDKLRGQARRWYNRLESYDYTWDDWKVMLIRAFPKHRDYGNMLENMLNRRKLPSETMTKYYQEKIAMCFRCNLSDAATLSCIIRGLPVQLQSNARAYQCTRPDQLYEGFLSALDDYRYPTFESRAFNKQPLERKPSAANTESDPCPRCKKTGHLVRYCPLPDLRSCFKCGAQGHIAPRCPVTKDAPINSSNTVKNIQLVQNYSDIYMKSVKVDGTYVKAYLDTGSQVNVMSTEVARLLSLPIKPTQIILKGFSGGMLTTRGEVTFKLEVDKLNIPCQAYLTDINMNNIHLLIGQPIINHEGVTLLVHNNTAVLQQDCDFLSQIEVTEERQKFNVVTHSKETLPPGSSIIMVDIEGNNQDADVITPARHFEMDGISYSIPATILRGCQGHLKVFNSGTKDILWEPGVVLVRAEICKHTPLRHQDGRM from the exons ATGAAGCGCCGTTCTGCAAGAAAAGAAGACAATCGTGTTTCCGCGGTTGAAACTGCGTCTACGAGCACCAGCACCGAGACAAACTCCAACGAGGTTCGGATGGCCACAGAAGAGGAAGAAGACGACTCGCCGCCTGCCAAGAAACTACTGAAGGATCTTCTCGTCCACGAAGTTGACAAGGCTCTACGATCATTGCAAGAGGAAACACCAAAGCTGTGCCAATCTAACCTCCGTGCCGCTTCCTTAATACCTGAATTTGACCCTGAAAATGAAGACTGCACCATTACCACGTGGTTGAAAAAAATCGAACAACTCGGTGAAATACACGGATGGGATGACAAAACAAAGTCATTTCACCTACAAGATAAGTTACGAGGCCAAGCACGAAGATGGTACAACAGGTTAGAAAGTTATGATTACACGTGGGACGATTGGAAGGTTATGTTAATCCGGGCCTTCCCTAAGCATCGAGACTACGGTAACATGCTGGAAAACATGTTAAATAGAAGAAAATTACCATCAGAAACAATGACCAAGTACTACCAAGAAAAAATTGCCATGTGCTTTCGATGCAATTTATCGGATGCTGCTACCCTCTCTTGCATTATTCGAGGGCTCCCCGTACAGCTACAATCAAATGCGAGGGCTTATCAGTGTACACGACCTGACCAGCTATATGAAGGTTTCCTGTCTGCTCTTGATGACTACCGATATCCGACGTTCGAGTCCCGTGCATTCAATAAGCAGCCACTGGAAAGAAAACCGTCAGCAGCCAATACTGAAAGCGATCCGTGCCCACGGTGTAAGAAGACCGGACACCTGGTACGGTATTGCCCATTGCCAGATCTACGAAGTTGCTTCAAATGTGGCGCTCAAGGACACATTGCGCCACGGTGTCCAGTAACAAAGGACGCACCTATTAATTCAAGCAATACTGTCAAAAATATCCAACTCGTGCAAAATTACAGTGATATCTATATGAAGAGTGTGAAAGTAGATGGAACCTATGTAAAGGCATACCTTGATACCGGAAGCCAGGTTAATGTTATGTCCACTGAAGTCGCGAGGCTCCTGTCGCTGCCAATAAAGCCAACCCAAATCATACTAAAGGGATTCTCTGGTGGTATGCTCACCACCCGTGGAGAGGTAACATTCAAGCTGGAGGTCGACAAGTTAAACATCCCCTGCCAAGCCTACTTGACCGacataaatatgaataatatcCATTTGCTGATCGGACAGCCTATCATCAACCATGAAGGCGTCACACTGCTTGTCCACAACAATACAGCAGTTTTACAACAAGACTGTGATTTTTTGTCACAAATTGAAGTCACGGAAGAAAGGCAAAAATTTAATGTCGTAACCCACTCTAAAGAAACCTtgccacctggaagctcaatcATAATGGTTGACATCGAAGGCAACAACCAGGATGCTGACGTCATCACTCCGGCGCGCCACTTTGAGATGGATGGGATATCCTACTCGATTCCCGCCACGATCCTGCGCGGCTGCCAAGGCCATCTGAAGGTCTTCAACTCGGGGACCAAGGACATCCTGTGGGAGCCGGGAGTTGTCCTTGTGCGAGCTGAGATCTGCAAGCATACGCCTCTTCGCCATCAG GATGGCCGAATGTAA